In a genomic window of Flavobacterium sp. KACC 22761:
- the ruvA gene encoding Holliday junction branch migration protein RuvA → MIAHLQGKLVEKNPTEVVIDCGGVGYHVNISLHTFSLIPNADFIKLYTHLQIKEDAHTLFGFVEKSEREIFRMLLSVSGIGANIARTMLSSIEPKQIINAIASGDVAVIQSIKGIGSKTAQRVILDLKEKVLKLYDLDEVSVIQNNTNRDEALSALEVLGFVRKASEKVVERIVKEDPEATAETIIKKALKSL, encoded by the coding sequence ATGATAGCACATTTGCAAGGGAAACTAGTTGAAAAGAATCCCACAGAAGTTGTAATTGATTGTGGTGGAGTGGGATACCATGTGAATATATCTTTACATACCTTTTCGCTAATTCCTAATGCTGATTTTATAAAATTGTATACGCATCTTCAAATCAAAGAAGATGCGCATACTTTATTTGGCTTTGTAGAAAAGTCAGAGCGCGAAATATTCAGAATGTTATTGTCGGTTTCTGGTATAGGCGCTAATATTGCGAGGACGATGTTGTCTTCAATAGAACCTAAACAAATTATAAATGCTATTGCATCTGGAGATGTAGCAGTTATTCAGTCAATTAAAGGAATTGGCAGCAAAACTGCCCAGAGAGTTATACTTGATTTAAAAGAAAAAGTGTTAAAGTTGTACGATTTGGATGAAGTTTCAGTAATTCAAAACAATACAAATAGAGATGAAGCGTTATCTGCTTTGGAAGTTTTAGGATTTGTCCGAAAAGCTTCTGAAAAAGTAGTGGAAAGGATTGTAAAAGAAGATCCAGAAGCTACAGCAGAAACCATCATCAAAAAAGCATTAAAAAGCTTGTAA
- a CDS encoding CBS domain-containing protein translates to MTVNQILNAKGRNVYSVLSSTTVYEALKVMGEKNIGAILVIDGTDLKGILSERDYARKIVLKDKSSKETFVHEIMESNVITVNLSNNIEDCMELMSTKRFRHLPVLEDGTVVGIISISDVVKAIIEIQKDTINHLNSYISQ, encoded by the coding sequence ATGACTGTAAATCAAATACTAAACGCAAAAGGAAGAAATGTTTATTCCGTACTTTCATCTACAACAGTTTATGAAGCATTGAAAGTAATGGGCGAAAAAAACATAGGGGCAATTCTTGTAATTGATGGAACTGACCTAAAAGGAATATTATCTGAAAGGGATTATGCTCGAAAAATTGTTTTGAAAGATAAATCGTCAAAAGAGACTTTTGTTCATGAAATTATGGAAAGCAATGTTATCACAGTAAATCTTTCAAATAATATTGAAGATTGCATGGAGCTGATGAGCACAAAAAGATTCAGACATTTGCCCGTTTTAGAAGATGGAACTGTAGTAGGAATTATTTCCATCAGCGATGTTGTAAAGGCAATAATCGAGATTCAAAAAGATACTATAAATCACTTGAATTCTTATATTTCGCAATAA
- a CDS encoding type IX secretion system membrane protein PorP/SprF: MKKLILIFMFFSVVCSAQQDAQYTQYMYNTISVNPAYAGSRGVLSLFGLYRTQWIGLDGAPETSTFSLNTPLSTNSKLGLGVSLVNDKIGPTVENTLSADLSYSIPTSESFKLSFGVKATANLFNLDVSKLSFENQGEEQFQDLQNKFSPNVGAGVYWHSDRAYLGFSIPNFIETNRYDDNTTAIFKDKINYYLIAGYVFNLDKLEYIRFKPALLTKMVQGAPLQVDVSGNFMFYDKFTVGLAYRWSASVSAMAGFQVSKGMYIGYGYDHETTNLRRYNSGSHEIFLRYEFFNSYKKMISPRFF; encoded by the coding sequence ATGAAAAAATTAATTTTAATTTTCATGTTTTTTTCGGTTGTGTGTTCCGCTCAGCAGGATGCGCAGTACACGCAATATATGTATAATACAATTTCGGTGAATCCCGCTTATGCAGGTTCTAGAGGCGTTTTAAGTTTGTTTGGATTGTATCGTACACAATGGATCGGACTTGATGGCGCGCCAGAAACAAGTACATTTTCATTAAACACTCCTTTAAGCACTAACAGTAAATTAGGATTAGGTGTTTCTTTGGTCAATGATAAAATCGGACCAACAGTTGAAAACACTTTATCTGCAGATTTGTCTTATAGTATTCCAACTTCTGAATCATTTAAACTTTCATTCGGAGTAAAAGCAACTGCGAATCTTTTTAATCTTGATGTAAGCAAATTGAGTTTCGAAAACCAAGGAGAGGAGCAATTTCAAGATTTGCAAAATAAATTTTCGCCAAATGTTGGTGCCGGAGTTTATTGGCATTCAGACAGAGCTTATTTAGGATTTTCCATACCTAATTTTATCGAAACCAATCGCTATGACGATAATACGACTGCTATTTTTAAAGACAAAATAAATTATTATTTAATTGCGGGTTATGTATTTAATCTGGACAAATTAGAATACATAAGATTCAAACCAGCATTATTAACCAAAATGGTTCAAGGAGCACCGTTGCAAGTAGATGTTTCGGGGAATTTTATGTTCTATGATAAATTTACTGTCGGTCTTGCTTATCGTTGGAGTGCTTCAGTAAGTGCAATGGCTGGTTTTCAGGTATCAAAAGGAATGTATATTGGTTACGGATATGATCATGAAACAACCAATTTAAGACGATACAATTCAGGATCTCATGAAATTTTCCTTCGTTACGAGTTTTTCAACAGTTATAAAAAAATGATCTCTCCAAGATTCTTCTAA
- a CDS encoding OmpA family protein, with product MRIKILSFSVLFVCFFFNANAQMTNISSADKKYDDYAYADAIKAYESLIEKGTKDEKIVQRLANSYYFLSELQSALQWYDELFRMNEEQEPEYLYRYAQCLKASGDYQKANEVLEKFNLKAGSEKRASLIRNEKNYLDEIKFNSGRYEIADAGINSPYSDYGSIIYDKKIVFTSARDTGGITKTSFKWTNKSFSKLYVADLMPDGSVGNPKLLRKNQKAKFNESTPIFTKDGRTMYFTRNNFTDGKRGQNDKQVTLLKLYKADFIDGQWVNEKELPFNSDQYSTAHPTLSIDEKTLYFASDMPGTLGQSDLFKVAINADGTFGQPQNLGPIINTEGRETFPFVSAENELYFASDGRPGLGGLDIFVTKINADNTIENDVQNVGEPVNSKQDDFGFTLDGKNRNGYFSSNRDGGHGLDDIYRFTEIKRLFCEQDLMGTITDSESNEVLANVTLALFDENLNPLATITTDEKGNYIFPKIKCGKKYSIRASKSDYGMKDVSALLKKENGKTTLDFSMQKIFKPLAAKTIEIKKTAVKPVKIGPIKIGTDLAKLLHIPMNFFDLGKATIKKTSEPDLLKVVDVLNQYPNVKLDIRSHTDSRSSSESNQILSDKRAQSTKDWLISKGIDASRLTAKGYGETKLINKCADGVKCTEKEHQQNRRSEFIIVGL from the coding sequence ATGAGAATTAAAATTTTAAGCTTTTCTGTTTTATTTGTTTGCTTTTTCTTCAATGCAAATGCACAAATGACCAACATAAGCTCCGCAGATAAAAAGTATGATGATTATGCTTACGCAGATGCTATAAAAGCATATGAAAGTCTTATAGAAAAAGGAACAAAAGATGAAAAAATAGTGCAAAGGCTGGCTAATTCCTATTATTTTTTAAGTGAATTGCAGTCGGCGTTGCAGTGGTATGACGAATTATTCAGAATGAATGAAGAACAAGAACCTGAATATTTATACCGATATGCACAATGTTTAAAAGCATCTGGAGATTATCAAAAGGCGAATGAAGTTTTAGAAAAATTCAATCTAAAAGCAGGTTCAGAAAAAAGAGCTTCTTTGATCAGAAATGAGAAAAATTATTTAGACGAAATTAAGTTTAATTCGGGACGATATGAAATTGCCGATGCCGGAATAAATTCGCCTTATTCAGATTATGGAAGTATAATTTACGACAAAAAAATTGTTTTTACTTCAGCAAGAGATACGGGTGGAATTACGAAAACAAGTTTTAAATGGACAAACAAATCGTTCTCTAAATTATATGTAGCAGATTTGATGCCAGACGGAAGTGTTGGAAACCCAAAGTTGCTTCGTAAAAATCAAAAGGCAAAATTTAATGAGTCAACACCAATTTTTACAAAAGATGGCCGAACAATGTATTTTACCAGAAATAATTTTACAGACGGAAAAAGAGGGCAAAACGATAAGCAAGTAACACTTTTGAAACTGTATAAAGCCGATTTTATTGATGGCCAATGGGTAAATGAAAAAGAGCTTCCATTCAACAGTGATCAATACAGCACTGCGCATCCAACTTTGAGCATTGATGAAAAAACATTGTATTTTGCTTCAGATATGCCAGGAACTTTAGGGCAATCAGATTTGTTTAAAGTTGCGATAAATGCTGACGGAACTTTTGGTCAGCCACAAAATTTGGGTCCGATAATTAATACCGAAGGAAGAGAAACTTTTCCATTTGTTTCAGCAGAAAATGAACTTTATTTTGCTTCTGATGGACGTCCGGGGCTTGGCGGACTTGATATTTTTGTCACTAAAATAAATGCAGACAATACAATCGAAAATGATGTGCAAAATGTTGGAGAGCCAGTAAACAGTAAACAAGACGATTTCGGATTTACGCTTGACGGTAAAAACAGAAACGGATATTTTTCTTCTAATAGAGATGGAGGACACGGTTTAGATGATATTTATCGTTTCACCGAAATTAAGAGATTGTTTTGCGAACAAGATTTAATGGGAACAATAACTGATTCTGAATCAAATGAAGTTTTGGCAAATGTAACTTTGGCATTATTCGACGAAAATTTAAATCCTCTTGCAACAATAACTACAGATGAAAAAGGGAATTACATTTTTCCAAAGATAAAATGTGGTAAAAAATATTCGATAAGAGCTTCAAAAAGTGATTATGGAATGAAAGATGTTTCAGCATTGCTCAAAAAAGAAAATGGCAAAACAACCTTGGATTTTTCGATGCAAAAAATATTCAAGCCTTTAGCAGCTAAAACCATTGAAATCAAAAAAACGGCGGTAAAGCCAGTAAAAATTGGCCCAATAAAAATTGGTACAGATTTGGCTAAACTGTTGCATATTCCAATGAACTTTTTTGATTTAGGAAAAGCGACGATCAAAAAAACATCTGAGCCAGATTTGCTAAAAGTGGTCGATGTTTTGAATCAGTATCCAAATGTAAAATTAGATATTCGTTCACATACAGACAGCCGCTCATCATCTGAAAGCAATCAAATTTTGTCAGATAAAAGAGCACAATCGACAAAAGATTGGTTGATCAGCAAAGGAATTGATGCGAGCAGATTGACAGCAAAAGGATACGGTGAAACAAAATTAATAAACAAGTGTGCCGATGGTGTAAAATGCACTGAAAAAGAACATCAGCAAAACAGACGAAGTGAATTTATAATTGTAGGTCTGTAA
- a CDS encoding NADP-dependent malic enzyme has translation MNKESKRREALLYHSEPTPGKIQVVPTKKYATQRDLSLAYSPGVAEPCLEIAANVEEVYKYTAKGNLVAVISNGTAVLGLGDIGPEAGKPVMEGKGLLFKIFSDIDVFDIEVDTKNVEEFIQTVKNIAPTFGGINLEDIKAPESFEIERRLIEELDIPVMHDDQHGTAIISSAALINALELAGKKAEDVKMVVSGAGSAAIACTDLYVLLGVKVENILMYNSKGLLTKDNPSLSELQLKYAVDGPKIELAEAVKGADVFIGLSSGDILSPEMLLTMKENPIVFAMANPNPEIDYNLAVETRKDVIMATGRSDFPNQVNNVLGFPYIFRGALDVRARKINEAMKMAAVKALAILAKEPVPEQVNVAYGATKLGFGQEYIIPKPFDPRLITVVAPAVAKAAMESGVAKNPITDWAAYEDKLRERMGNDNKMVRLITNRAKLDPKRVVFAEADQLNVLKAAQIVYEDGIGIPVLLGSRETILELKSELGFDADLEIIDPKTNEEEARRNRFANSYWESRERRGVSLLDAQKFMRERNYFAAMMVNEGEADAVVTGYSRSYPSVVKPMLQLIEKAPGASLVATANMMLTARGPMFLSDTAINIDPSSEDLVNIALMTAKTAKMFGIEPVIAMVSYSNFGSSTHKNASKVRDAVAYLHKNHPELIVDGEIQADFALNSEMLKEKFPFSKLAGKKVNTLVFPNLESANITYKLLKELNKAGSIGPIMMGLGKPVHIFQLGASVEEMVNMAAIAVIDAQEKEIKKNKLAQ, from the coding sequence ATGAACAAAGAGAGTAAAAGAAGAGAAGCGCTACTGTACCACTCAGAGCCAACTCCAGGAAAAATTCAGGTAGTTCCAACAAAAAAATACGCAACGCAGAGAGATTTGTCATTGGCATATTCGCCAGGTGTTGCAGAGCCATGTTTAGAAATTGCAGCAAATGTTGAAGAAGTTTATAAATATACAGCAAAAGGAAATCTAGTTGCCGTAATTTCAAACGGTACAGCTGTTTTAGGACTTGGAGATATTGGACCTGAAGCAGGAAAACCTGTAATGGAGGGGAAAGGTTTATTATTTAAAATATTCTCTGATATTGACGTTTTTGATATCGAGGTTGATACAAAAAATGTAGAAGAGTTTATCCAGACCGTAAAAAATATCGCTCCAACTTTTGGAGGAATTAATCTTGAAGATATTAAAGCGCCGGAATCTTTCGAAATCGAAAGAAGACTTATAGAAGAATTGGATATTCCGGTAATGCACGATGACCAGCATGGAACAGCAATCATTTCTTCGGCAGCTTTAATTAATGCACTTGAATTAGCGGGCAAAAAAGCTGAAGATGTAAAAATGGTAGTTTCTGGAGCAGGATCTGCAGCAATTGCTTGTACTGATTTATATGTTTTATTAGGTGTAAAAGTAGAAAACATCTTGATGTATAACAGTAAAGGACTTTTGACAAAAGACAATCCTTCGCTTTCAGAATTACAATTGAAATATGCTGTTGATGGTCCAAAGATTGAATTGGCAGAAGCTGTAAAAGGCGCTGACGTTTTCATCGGATTGTCTTCAGGAGATATTTTGTCGCCAGAAATGTTATTGACAATGAAAGAGAACCCGATTGTGTTTGCAATGGCAAATCCAAATCCGGAAATCGATTATAATTTAGCTGTAGAAACACGTAAAGATGTTATTATGGCTACAGGCCGTTCTGATTTTCCTAATCAGGTTAATAACGTGCTTGGATTCCCATATATTTTTAGAGGAGCGCTAGATGTAAGAGCTAGAAAAATCAACGAAGCTATGAAAATGGCTGCGGTAAAAGCTTTGGCTATTTTGGCAAAAGAACCAGTTCCAGAACAGGTTAACGTAGCTTATGGGGCGACAAAACTTGGTTTTGGACAAGAATATATTATTCCGAAACCATTTGATCCAAGATTGATCACAGTTGTAGCTCCTGCAGTTGCAAAAGCGGCAATGGAATCTGGAGTTGCAAAAAATCCTATTACAGATTGGGCTGCTTATGAAGATAAGCTTCGCGAGCGTATGGGTAACGATAATAAAATGGTGCGTTTGATTACAAACCGAGCAAAATTAGATCCTAAAAGAGTAGTTTTTGCTGAGGCAGATCAATTAAATGTATTAAAAGCAGCACAAATTGTATACGAAGACGGAATAGGTATTCCAGTTTTATTAGGAAGCAGAGAAACTATTTTGGAGTTAAAATCAGAATTAGGTTTTGATGCAGATTTAGAAATCATTGATCCTAAAACAAACGAAGAAGAAGCAAGACGTAACCGTTTTGCAAATTCATACTGGGAATCAAGAGAGCGCAGAGGTGTTTCATTGCTTGATGCTCAGAAATTTATGCGCGAAAGAAATTATTTCGCAGCTATGATGGTAAACGAAGGCGAGGCCGATGCTGTGGTTACAGGATATTCAAGAAGTTATCCAAGTGTAGTAAAACCAATGCTTCAATTGATTGAAAAAGCGCCAGGAGCTTCACTTGTTGCAACTGCAAATATGATGCTTACAGCACGTGGACCAATGTTCTTGTCAGATACAGCAATCAATATTGATCCATCTTCTGAAGATTTAGTAAATATTGCATTAATGACGGCTAAAACAGCAAAAATGTTTGGTATTGAGCCAGTTATTGCAATGGTTTCTTATTCGAACTTTGGTTCATCAACACATAAAAATGCTTCAAAAGTAAGAGATGCAGTAGCTTATTTGCATAAAAACCACCCTGAATTAATTGTAGACGGAGAGATTCAAGCAGATTTTGCTTTAAATTCAGAAATGCTTAAAGAAAAATTCCCTTTTTCTAAATTGGCAGGTAAAAAAGTAAATACGTTGGTTTTCCCTAACTTAGAGTCGGCAAACATTACTTACAAGTTATTGAAAGAATTAAATAAAGCAGGCTCAATTGGTCCAATTATGATGGGACTTGGCAAGCCAGTGCATATTTTCCAATTAGGTGCAAGTGTTGAAGAAATGGTAAATATGGCAGCAATTGCTGTGATAGATGCTCAAGAAAAAGAAATTAAAAAAAATAAATTAGCCCAATAG